A single window of Montipora capricornis isolate CH-2021 chromosome 14, ASM3666992v2, whole genome shotgun sequence DNA harbors:
- the LOC138032347 gene encoding uncharacterized protein: MSIPLGTIWVVFVIGSCHSSPSCSDKGTTSSIQFNVTCDDYLTVYVDGKLLGEGNTGIKSRGFRQYEIQPGSQVVALKCKGDPPPWEKAIIGSFGNGLVTDNSWKCTNSVSLGWNMRNYEDDSWPMAASYAPNSDQTFPWGGFDSIDSNALWIWTNDNVNDLEVYCRLNIVLPCTKVQSSFFQTMQPITDIALEGFLLRQVNVASDTECGFRCSQHSACVSFTAQQLEGPGPRMCELYNASAKSHPKSLVKRKGYRYYERVYVYY, translated from the exons ATGTCCATTCCTCTGGGAACGATCTGGGTCGTGTTTGTAATAGGAAGTTGTCACTCCTCTCCGAGTTGCAGCGATAAAG GCACTACCTCTTCCATCCAATTCAACGTTACCTGCGATGATTACCTTACCGTATACGTTGATGGCAAACTGTTAGGTGAAGGTAACACAGGCATAAAATCCAGAGGTTTTCGCCAATACGAAATCCAACCAGGGAGTCAGGttgttgctctaaaatgcaaAGGAGATCCACCACCTTGGGAGAAAGCAATTATTGGATCTTTTGGAAATGGTTTGGTCACGGATAATTCCTGGAAATGCACAAATAGTGTTTCGCTAGGCTGGAATATGAGAAATTATGAAGACGACAGCTGGCCAATGGCAGCGTCCTATGCACCTAATAGCGATCAAACATTTCCCTGGGGAGGATTCGACAGTATTGACAGCAATGCGCTGTGGATATGGACCAATGATAATGTTAATGATTTGGAGGTGTACTGTCGACTTAACATTGTACTTCCATGTACCAAAG TGCAATCAAGCTTCTTCCAGACAATGCAGCCTATCACAGACATTGCTTTAGAGGGATTTCTGCTTCGTCAAGTGAATGTGGCCAGCGATACAGAGTGCGGGTTTCGGTGCAGTCAGCACAGCGCATGCGTTTCATTTACAGCGCAGCAACTGGAGGGCCCTGGGCCTAGGATGTGTGAGCTTTACAACGCATCTGCTAAAAGTCATCCAAAAAGCCTTGTCAAAAGAAAAGGCTACAGGTATTACGAACGCGTTTATGTCTATTATTAA